The following proteins are encoded in a genomic region of Blastococcus colisei:
- a CDS encoding fumarate reductase/succinate dehydrogenase flavoprotein subunit: MPLELFTTGEPIADTKAPDDVPIDERWSERRFRGRLVNPANRRKMTIIVVGTGLAGGSAAATLGEQGYKVKSFWYQDSPRRAHSVAAQGGINAAKNYRNDGDSVHRLFYDTVKGGDFRSREDNVHRLAEVSVNIIDQCVAQGVPFAREYGGLLDNRSFGGAQVSRTFYARGQTGQQLLYGAYQALERQIAAGSVEQHARTEMLDLIIVDGRARGIVARDLVTGEISTHFADAVVLATGGYGNVFYLSTNAKGSNATAIWRAHKRGAYMANPCYTQIHPTCIPVKGDYQSKLTLMSESLRNDGRVWVPKERGDDRDPREIPEGERDYYLERIYPAFGNLVPRDIASRQAKNVCDEGRGVGPGGLGVYLDFGDAMDRLGRPAIEAKYGNLFDMYAQITGEDPYETPMRIYPAVHYTMGGLWVDYDLQSTIPGMFVIGEANFSDHGANRLGASALMQGLADGYFVLPATISDYLAAGPFEKVDDSHPAAVEALEGVQAQMQKLLDINGTRTPASFHRELGKLMWDLCGMERSEESLRKALDRIPEIRQEFWTNLKVSGDWHSFNQTLEHAGRVADFIELAELMCVDALHRNESCGGHFRAESQTPEGEALRDDENFAYVAAWEWTPEGQSPVLHKEDLEYEYVHLAQRSYK, translated from the coding sequence ATGCCTCTCGAACTCTTCACCACCGGCGAGCCGATCGCCGACACGAAGGCCCCCGACGACGTCCCGATCGACGAGCGTTGGAGCGAGCGCCGCTTCCGTGGCCGCCTGGTCAACCCGGCCAACCGCCGCAAGATGACGATCATCGTCGTCGGCACCGGCCTGGCCGGGGGCTCGGCCGCCGCGACGCTGGGCGAGCAGGGCTACAAGGTCAAGTCGTTCTGGTACCAGGACAGCCCGCGCCGGGCGCACAGCGTCGCGGCGCAGGGCGGGATCAACGCGGCGAAGAACTACCGCAACGACGGCGACAGCGTGCACCGGCTGTTCTACGACACGGTCAAGGGCGGCGACTTCCGCTCCCGCGAGGACAACGTGCACCGGCTGGCCGAGGTCAGCGTCAACATCATCGACCAGTGCGTCGCCCAGGGTGTCCCGTTCGCCCGCGAGTACGGCGGCCTGCTCGACAACCGGTCCTTCGGTGGCGCCCAGGTGTCGCGCACCTTCTACGCCCGCGGCCAGACGGGGCAGCAGCTGCTCTACGGCGCCTACCAGGCCCTCGAGCGCCAGATCGCCGCCGGCAGCGTCGAGCAGCACGCGCGCACCGAGATGCTGGACCTGATCATCGTCGACGGCCGCGCCCGCGGGATCGTCGCCCGCGACCTGGTGACCGGCGAGATCAGCACCCACTTCGCCGACGCCGTCGTCCTGGCCACCGGGGGGTACGGCAACGTCTTCTACCTGTCCACGAACGCCAAGGGCTCCAACGCCACGGCGATCTGGCGGGCGCACAAGCGCGGCGCGTACATGGCCAACCCCTGCTACACGCAGATCCACCCGACCTGCATCCCGGTCAAGGGCGACTACCAGTCCAAGCTCACGCTGATGAGCGAGTCGCTGCGCAACGACGGCCGCGTGTGGGTGCCCAAGGAGCGCGGCGACGACCGCGACCCGCGGGAGATCCCCGAGGGCGAGCGCGACTACTACCTGGAACGCATCTACCCGGCGTTCGGCAACCTGGTGCCCCGCGACATCGCCTCGCGGCAGGCGAAGAACGTCTGCGACGAGGGCCGTGGCGTGGGCCCCGGCGGGCTCGGGGTGTACCTCGACTTCGGCGACGCCATGGACCGGCTCGGGCGCCCGGCGATCGAGGCCAAGTACGGCAACCTCTTCGACATGTACGCCCAGATCACGGGCGAGGATCCGTACGAGACGCCGATGCGGATCTACCCGGCGGTCCACTACACGATGGGCGGCCTGTGGGTCGACTACGACCTGCAGTCCACGATCCCCGGCATGTTCGTGATCGGTGAGGCGAACTTCTCCGACCACGGCGCGAACCGTCTCGGCGCATCCGCCTTGATGCAGGGGCTGGCGGACGGGTACTTCGTCCTGCCGGCCACCATCAGCGACTACCTCGCCGCCGGCCCGTTCGAGAAGGTCGACGACTCCCACCCGGCCGCCGTCGAGGCCCTCGAGGGCGTGCAGGCCCAGATGCAGAAGCTGCTCGACATCAACGGAACGCGCACCCCGGCGTCCTTCCACCGGGAGCTGGGCAAGCTGATGTGGGACCTCTGCGGCATGGAGCGGTCCGAGGAGAGCCTGCGCAAGGCGCTGGACCGGATCCCGGAGATCCGCCAGGAGTTCTGGACCAACCTCAAGGTCAGCGGCGACTGGCACTCCTTCAACCAGACCCTGGAGCACGCCGGCCGGGTCGCGGACTTCATCGAGCTCGCCGAGCTGATGTGCGTCGACGCCCTGCACCGCAACGAGAGCTGCGGCGGGCACTTCCGCGCGGAGAGCCAGACCCCCGAGGGCGAGGCGCTGCGCGACGACGAGAACTTCGCCTACGTCGCGGCGTGGGAGTGGACGCCGGAGGGCCAGTCCCCCGTTCTCCACAAGGAAGACCTCGAGTACGAGTACGTCCACCTCGCCCAGCGGAGCTACAAGTGA
- a CDS encoding succinate dehydrogenase/fumarate reductase iron-sulfur subunit: MTATREGTMQSSVGNPAAGKRGMNLTLRIWRQKDPAVKGKMVTYKVTDISPDMSFLEMLDVLNEQLIMQGDDPVAFDHDCREGICGMCGVMINGEAHGPQQTTTCQLHMRSFKDGDTIDVEPWRASAFPVIKDLAVDRRAFDRIIQAGGYISVPTGTAPDAHATPVPKNDSDAAFDAATCIGCGACVAACPNASSMLFTAAKVTHLGLLPQGQPERDDRVVNMVAQQDREGFGGCTNIGECSAACPKGISMETISRLNHDLLGALRAGARPKS; encoded by the coding sequence GTGACGGCCACACGTGAGGGCACCATGCAGTCCAGCGTCGGGAACCCCGCGGCCGGAAAGCGCGGCATGAACCTGACCCTGCGCATCTGGCGCCAGAAGGACCCGGCGGTCAAGGGCAAGATGGTGACCTACAAGGTCACCGACATCTCGCCCGACATGTCCTTCCTCGAGATGCTCGACGTGCTCAACGAGCAGCTGATCATGCAGGGCGACGACCCGGTCGCCTTCGACCACGACTGCCGCGAGGGCATCTGCGGCATGTGCGGCGTGATGATCAACGGCGAGGCGCACGGCCCGCAGCAGACGACCACGTGCCAGCTGCACATGCGCTCGTTCAAGGACGGCGACACGATCGACGTCGAGCCGTGGCGGGCCAGCGCCTTCCCGGTGATCAAGGACCTCGCCGTCGACCGGCGGGCGTTCGACCGGATCATCCAGGCCGGTGGTTACATCTCCGTGCCGACCGGGACCGCGCCGGACGCCCACGCCACACCGGTGCCGAAGAACGACTCCGACGCCGCGTTCGACGCCGCGACCTGCATCGGCTGCGGCGCCTGCGTGGCGGCCTGTCCCAATGCGTCGTCGATGCTGTTCACCGCCGCGAAGGTCACCCACCTCGGGCTGCTGCCGCAAGGCCAGCCCGAGCGCGACGACCGGGTGGTCAACATGGTCGCCCAGCAGGACCGGGAGGGCTTCGGCGGCTGCACCAACATCGGTGAGTGCTCAGCCGCCTGCCCCAAGGGCATCTCCATGGAGACGATCTCCCGGCTCAACCACGACCTGCTCGGCGCGCTGCGCGCGGGGGCCCGGCCCAAGAGCTGA
- a CDS encoding PaaI family thioesterase gives MTAELTTESTPESWGTPRSRTVEWHDPMITAAGALQRTGLETMQAIRDGVLPPPPIAMLMQMGITGLEEGRVEFTCEVDESVYNPIGVVHGGLVCTLLDTVAGCAVHTTLAAGVGYTSIELKVNYLRAVHATSGPLTAIGRVVKPGRRVAFADGEVLDAAGRTVATASSSLLVFAIPAA, from the coding sequence ATGACGGCTGAACTGACGACCGAGTCCACCCCGGAGTCGTGGGGCACCCCCCGCTCGCGGACGGTGGAGTGGCACGACCCGATGATCACCGCAGCCGGTGCCTTGCAGAGGACGGGTCTGGAGACCATGCAGGCCATCCGGGACGGTGTCCTGCCGCCTCCCCCGATCGCCATGCTGATGCAGATGGGCATCACCGGGCTCGAGGAGGGGCGGGTCGAGTTCACCTGCGAGGTCGACGAGTCGGTCTACAACCCCATCGGCGTCGTCCACGGCGGGCTGGTCTGCACCCTGCTCGACACCGTCGCCGGCTGCGCGGTGCATACGACGCTTGCCGCCGGGGTCGGCTACACCTCGATCGAGCTGAAGGTGAACTACCTGCGGGCCGTGCACGCGACGAGCGGGCCGCTCACCGCGATCGGCCGGGTGGTCAAGCCGGGACGGCGGGTGGCGTTCGCCGACGGCGAGGTGCTCGACGCCGCGGGCCGGACGGTGGCGACGGCGTCCAGTTCGCTGTTGGTGTTCGCGATCCCTGCAGCCTGA
- a CDS encoding putative bifunctional diguanylate cyclase/phosphodiesterase, giving the protein MRRTRPRDAQGTDARVRGADRPLRIVQVLGAVLAAGYLVSFLPVVARSAAYRAVLDGDANNLFILGLVGLVTARAILYRRERLAWSSFAAALAAYLAGSLTHVLHYDGLVGAVRPNWADVGWMSFYPLAYLTFVLMVRARVRRFTTSMWLDGLVVALTAAAFGVAVLVGAFRGAAVDEAAAVSMVYPVADLVLLTVITGALTVIGRGAGAAWWWLTTGLVIFVLTDAVYAIQVLQSTYADGGPLDLGWGAAFFCFGMAACQRPRRGRAQRLTGTGALVLPALCTLAALAMLFHGYVESGSVLAGGLAVAAVLAALARTALAFRDVRALADSRRQARTDELTGLPNRRSVFEALEAADDRLATGAGVAVLVLDLDRFKEINDSLGHAVGDALLRQVGPRLTRELRAEDFLARLGGDEFVVLAADLVGADAVTLAARLRAQLQQPFRVGGTSLTIDASVGVAIGPEHSVTAEELLQLADLAMYSAKAGRSGSSGGVAAYDDARDGHGRHRLEAVEQLRTGITGGQLVLHYQPKLALATGEVEGVEALVRWQHPTRGLIFPDAFIDLAESAGLMSRLTSAVVDMALAQCRAWADEGCLLTVSVNVSPSNLVDEDFPDEVAEALRRHRVPAAALVLEVTESILVEDRERAVRVLSRLREAGVGVSIDDYGTGYSSLAYLAALPVTELKLDRVFVAAMTGSSRAASIVTSTLQLAHALDLTLVAEGAEAQATVDALAGLGCDVVQGYHLSRPLPAEQLWSWLQNRPPATVRSLA; this is encoded by the coding sequence ATGCGCAGGACGAGGCCCCGCGACGCCCAGGGCACGGATGCCCGGGTGCGCGGTGCCGACCGTCCGCTGCGGATCGTGCAGGTGCTGGGCGCCGTGCTGGCTGCTGGGTACCTGGTGTCCTTCCTGCCGGTGGTCGCCAGGTCGGCCGCCTACCGGGCGGTGCTGGACGGCGATGCGAACAACCTCTTCATCCTCGGCCTCGTGGGGCTGGTGACCGCCCGGGCCATCCTCTACCGCCGTGAACGGCTCGCCTGGAGCAGTTTCGCCGCGGCACTGGCCGCCTACCTGGCCGGCAGCCTGACGCACGTCCTCCACTACGACGGCCTGGTCGGCGCCGTGCGTCCCAACTGGGCGGACGTGGGATGGATGAGCTTCTACCCGCTCGCGTACCTGACCTTCGTGCTGATGGTGCGGGCGCGGGTGCGCCGGTTCACCACCAGCATGTGGCTCGACGGGCTGGTCGTCGCCCTGACTGCGGCGGCGTTCGGCGTCGCCGTACTCGTCGGAGCGTTCCGGGGTGCGGCCGTCGACGAGGCAGCCGCCGTCTCCATGGTCTACCCCGTCGCCGACCTGGTCCTGCTCACCGTGATCACCGGAGCCCTGACCGTCATCGGCCGGGGAGCGGGTGCGGCCTGGTGGTGGCTGACGACCGGCCTGGTGATCTTCGTATTGACCGACGCGGTGTATGCGATCCAGGTGCTGCAGTCGACGTACGCCGACGGTGGACCGTTGGACCTCGGCTGGGGTGCGGCCTTCTTCTGCTTCGGGATGGCCGCGTGCCAGCGGCCGCGGCGGGGGCGGGCTCAGCGCCTGACGGGGACGGGCGCCCTGGTGCTGCCGGCTCTGTGCACGCTGGCGGCGCTGGCCATGCTCTTCCACGGCTACGTCGAGAGTGGCAGCGTCCTGGCCGGCGGGCTCGCGGTGGCAGCCGTGCTCGCGGCGCTGGCCCGGACCGCGCTGGCCTTCCGGGATGTCCGCGCCCTGGCCGACAGCCGGCGCCAGGCCCGGACCGACGAGCTGACCGGGCTGCCGAACCGGCGATCGGTGTTCGAGGCGCTGGAGGCCGCCGACGACCGGCTCGCCACCGGCGCGGGCGTCGCCGTCCTCGTCCTCGATCTCGACCGGTTCAAGGAGATCAACGACTCCCTCGGCCACGCGGTGGGTGACGCGCTGCTCCGGCAGGTCGGGCCCCGGCTGACCCGCGAGTTGCGCGCCGAGGATTTCCTCGCCCGCCTCGGCGGCGACGAGTTCGTCGTGCTGGCCGCGGACCTGGTCGGCGCGGACGCCGTCACGCTGGCAGCACGCCTGCGCGCGCAGCTGCAGCAGCCGTTCCGGGTCGGCGGCACGAGCCTGACCATCGACGCGAGTGTCGGCGTGGCGATCGGGCCCGAGCACTCGGTCACCGCCGAGGAGCTGCTCCAGCTCGCCGACCTGGCGATGTACTCGGCGAAGGCCGGCCGCAGCGGCTCGTCCGGCGGAGTGGCGGCCTACGACGACGCCCGTGACGGGCACGGACGCCACCGCCTGGAGGCGGTCGAGCAGCTGCGCACCGGCATCACCGGCGGCCAGCTCGTGCTCCACTACCAGCCGAAACTCGCCCTGGCCACGGGTGAGGTGGAGGGTGTCGAGGCCCTGGTGCGCTGGCAGCACCCCACGCGCGGGTTGATCTTCCCCGACGCGTTCATCGACCTGGCGGAGTCGGCCGGGCTGATGAGCCGGCTCACCTCCGCGGTGGTCGACATGGCGCTCGCCCAGTGCCGCGCATGGGCCGACGAGGGCTGCCTCCTGACCGTCTCGGTGAACGTCAGTCCGTCCAACCTCGTCGACGAGGACTTTCCCGACGAGGTGGCCGAGGCCCTGCGCCGGCATCGCGTGCCCGCTGCCGCGCTCGTCCTGGAGGTCACCGAGAGCATCCTCGTGGAGGACCGGGAGCGCGCCGTCCGCGTGCTGTCCCGCCTGCGCGAGGCAGGCGTCGGTGTCTCCATCGACGACTACGGCACCGGCTACTCCAGCCTGGCCTACCTGGCGGCGCTGCCGGTCACCGAGCTGAAGCTGGACCGCGTGTTCGTCGCGGCCATGACCGGGAGCTCCCGCGCCGCGTCGATCGTCACCTCGACGCTGCAGCTGGCCCACGCCCTCGACCTCACCCTGGTCGCCGAGGGCGCGGAGGCCCAGGCCACGGTGGACGCGCTGGCCGGCCTCGGCTGCGACGTCGTCCAGGGCTACCACCTCAGCCGCCCGCTGCCGGCGGAGCAGCTGTGGTCGTGGCTGCAGAACCGTCCGCCGGCCACCGTGCGCTCGCTCGCCTGA
- a CDS encoding MmcQ/YjbR family DNA-binding protein yields MANWDDVARSCLALPATTEGTSRGWRQWQVRTRAFVWERPLGTKDVAELGDAAPTGPVVAAYVPDEGAKRALIADEPDVYFTTSHFDGYPIVLCRLDRLDRQSLTELSAEAWACRAPRRLVAEHLPPA; encoded by the coding sequence GTGGCGAACTGGGACGACGTGGCGCGTAGCTGCCTCGCCCTGCCCGCCACCACCGAGGGCACCTCCCGGGGGTGGCGTCAGTGGCAGGTGCGGACCAGGGCCTTCGTGTGGGAGCGCCCGCTGGGCACGAAGGACGTCGCCGAACTCGGGGACGCCGCGCCCACCGGCCCGGTCGTCGCGGCGTACGTGCCCGACGAAGGGGCGAAGCGGGCACTGATCGCCGACGAGCCCGATGTCTACTTCACGACGTCCCACTTCGACGGCTACCCGATCGTGCTGTGCCGGCTGGACCGCCTCGACCGCCAGTCCCTCACCGAGCTCTCCGCCGAGGCCTGGGCCTGCCGGGCGCCGCGCCGGCTGGTGGCCGAGCACCTGCCCCCGGCGTGA
- a CDS encoding DUF1028 domain-containing protein → MTYSIVARDPDTGEMGVATQSQAFAVGNSVPFALPGHGVIATQSMAEPMYGSVGLDLLRGGFTAQEVLTALSSVDPQPERRQVAVLGVNGDLAAYTGTSCVESAGHLVGETCVALANMVVCPAVWESMVERFENSAGPLAQRLLSALQAAEEAGGDFRGRRSAAIMVIRATTTGRPWHDAVVDLRVDDSQDPVPALADLLVTRARYQDVVRAFQQAIDGDPVTADRELELLRPMDPATEPDQLMWRAVVAALAGREDAAREMLCELAGTAPQFLEAARRFGKAGLMPADVIDRIVPA, encoded by the coding sequence GTGACCTACTCGATCGTCGCCCGAGACCCCGACACCGGTGAGATGGGGGTCGCCACCCAGTCGCAGGCCTTCGCGGTCGGCAACAGCGTGCCGTTCGCATTGCCCGGCCACGGCGTGATCGCCACGCAGTCGATGGCCGAGCCGATGTACGGCTCGGTCGGCCTGGACCTGCTCCGGGGCGGGTTCACCGCGCAGGAGGTGCTGACCGCGCTGAGCAGCGTCGACCCCCAGCCGGAGCGCCGGCAGGTGGCGGTGCTGGGCGTCAACGGCGACCTGGCGGCCTACACCGGGACCAGCTGCGTGGAGTCCGCCGGGCACCTGGTCGGGGAGACGTGCGTCGCGCTGGCCAACATGGTCGTCTGCCCTGCGGTGTGGGAGTCGATGGTCGAGCGGTTCGAGAACTCCGCCGGCCCGCTGGCGCAGCGACTGCTCAGCGCGTTGCAGGCCGCCGAGGAGGCGGGCGGCGACTTCCGGGGACGACGGTCCGCGGCGATCATGGTGATCCGGGCGACGACGACCGGTCGGCCGTGGCACGACGCGGTCGTGGACCTGCGCGTCGACGACTCGCAGGATCCGGTTCCCGCGCTGGCCGACCTGCTGGTGACCCGCGCCCGCTACCAGGACGTCGTCCGGGCCTTCCAGCAGGCGATCGACGGTGACCCGGTCACCGCCGACCGCGAGCTCGAGCTGCTGCGCCCGATGGATCCCGCCACCGAGCCCGACCAGCTGATGTGGCGGGCCGTGGTCGCCGCCCTGGCCGGTCGGGAGGACGCCGCCCGCGAGATGCTGTGCGAGCTCGCCGGCACGGCGCCGCAGTTCCTGGAGGCGGCCCGGCGGTTCGGCAAGGCCGGTCTGATGCCGGCCGACGTCATCGACCGGATCGTGCCCGCGTAG
- a CDS encoding LLM class flavin-dependent oxidoreductase — MRIPVSVLDLAPIARGETASSSIAASVALAQRAEEHGYRRVWYAEHHNMPSIASSATSVLISHVGAHTTTIRLGAGGVMLPNHSPLTIAEQFGTLEAMYPGRIDLGLGRAPGSDQNTMYALRRNPNSADRFPQDVLELQAYLAGETRVPGVDAIPGKGSSVPLYILGSSMFGATLAAALGLPYAFASHFAPQLLEPAVAAYRREFTPSEQLSEPYVIAGVNVIAADTTDEARANHEAVKRNLAIGLFGRGQTLSDEQADQLLAQGAGTHVESMLTHTAVGTRAEVGEYLDGFLKTADADELIVAHQAPTTEARLRSVTLLAEALTGFGG; from the coding sequence ATGCGCATCCCGGTGTCCGTCCTCGACCTGGCCCCCATCGCCCGCGGTGAGACCGCGAGCAGCAGCATCGCCGCCAGCGTCGCTCTCGCCCAGCGCGCGGAGGAGCACGGCTACCGGCGCGTCTGGTACGCCGAGCACCACAACATGCCGTCGATCGCGTCGTCGGCGACCAGCGTGCTGATCTCCCACGTGGGTGCGCACACCACGACCATCCGGCTCGGGGCCGGTGGCGTGATGCTGCCGAACCACTCGCCGCTGACCATCGCCGAGCAGTTCGGCACGCTCGAGGCCATGTACCCCGGTCGGATCGACCTCGGCCTGGGGCGCGCGCCGGGGTCGGACCAGAACACGATGTACGCACTGCGCCGGAACCCGAACTCGGCCGACCGGTTCCCGCAGGACGTGCTGGAGCTGCAGGCCTACCTCGCCGGCGAGACGCGGGTGCCCGGGGTCGATGCCATCCCCGGCAAGGGCTCGAGCGTCCCGCTCTACATCCTCGGGTCGTCGATGTTCGGTGCCACCCTGGCCGCCGCCCTCGGCCTGCCCTACGCCTTCGCCTCGCACTTCGCGCCGCAGCTGCTCGAGCCGGCCGTCGCCGCCTACCGGCGTGAGTTCACGCCCTCGGAGCAGCTGTCCGAGCCCTACGTCATCGCCGGGGTGAACGTCATCGCGGCCGACACCACCGACGAAGCCCGCGCGAATCACGAGGCCGTCAAGCGCAACCTCGCCATCGGGCTCTTCGGCCGCGGGCAGACCCTCAGCGACGAGCAGGCCGACCAGCTGCTGGCCCAGGGCGCCGGCACCCACGTGGAGTCGATGCTCACCCACACCGCCGTCGGCACCCGCGCCGAGGTAGGGGAGTACCTCGACGGCTTCCTGAAGACCGCCGACGCCGACGAGCTGATCGTCGCCCACCAGGCCCCGACGACGGAGGCCCGGCTGCGCTCGGTCACCCTGCTCGCGGAGGCGCTGACCGGCTTCGGCGGCTGA
- a CDS encoding PRC-barrel domain-containing protein, with the protein MTTDDFAGRLVRLSETDQTVADPAADVRGRPMVDRSGEDVGRIEDLLIDEQEKKVRLLRVGSGGFLGIGKDHFLVPVDAIESIDEERVVVGRDRAGLADAPAYDPELADDPVYYATLYGWWGYGPYWTAGYVYPPFPYYR; encoded by the coding sequence ATGACCACCGACGACTTCGCCGGACGTCTGGTCCGGCTGTCCGAGACGGACCAGACGGTCGCCGATCCGGCCGCCGATGTCCGCGGGCGCCCGATGGTCGACAGGTCCGGGGAGGACGTCGGCCGGATCGAGGACCTGCTCATCGACGAGCAGGAGAAGAAGGTGCGCCTGCTGCGGGTCGGCTCCGGGGGATTCCTGGGCATCGGCAAGGACCACTTCCTCGTCCCGGTCGATGCGATCGAGTCCATCGACGAGGAGCGGGTCGTCGTGGGCCGGGACCGTGCCGGGCTGGCCGACGCACCGGCCTACGACCCCGAGCTGGCCGACGATCCCGTCTACTACGCGACGCTGTACGGCTGGTGGGGATACGGCCCCTACTGGACCGCCGGCTACGTCTATCCCCCGTTCCCGTACTACCGCTGA
- a CDS encoding FKBP-type peptidyl-prolyl cis-trans isomerase, translating to MIRRTAARAVLAAAVTVSLVACGDDGRQDEAARSAPETSTTEESTTTEASAAACETRPSTAEPAAGISTDLGVAPEVPPSDAPPPCGLVVSDIVVGTGAEATEGSTVALKYVGAFYETGEEFDSSWSRGSDETLPVTVGEGRVIPGFEQAIAGMKVGGRRLVTIPSDLGYGERGQGPIPGGATLTFVLDLVEVSP from the coding sequence ATGATCCGTCGTACTGCCGCGCGTGCGGTGCTCGCCGCCGCCGTCACCGTCTCCCTCGTCGCCTGCGGCGACGACGGCCGTCAGGACGAGGCGGCCCGGTCGGCTCCGGAGACGTCCACCACCGAGGAGAGCACCACGACGGAAGCGAGCGCGGCAGCGTGCGAGACCCGGCCGTCGACGGCCGAACCGGCAGCCGGGATCTCCACCGACCTCGGCGTCGCCCCCGAGGTCCCGCCGTCGGACGCTCCGCCGCCGTGCGGCCTGGTCGTCAGCGACATCGTGGTCGGCACGGGCGCCGAGGCCACCGAGGGCTCCACCGTGGCACTGAAGTACGTCGGCGCGTTCTACGAGACGGGGGAGGAATTCGACTCCTCCTGGAGCCGCGGATCGGACGAGACGCTGCCGGTCACGGTGGGCGAAGGCAGGGTCATCCCCGGCTTCGAGCAGGCGATCGCGGGGATGAAGGTCGGCGGACGCCGGCTGGTCACCATCCCCAGCGACCTGGGGTACGGGGAGCGTGGACAGGGCCCCATCCCGGGTGGCGCCACCCTCACCTTCGTCCTCGACCTGGTGGAGGTCAGCCCCTGA